TTGGTCTTGTTTTTGAAGACAATACCTTAATTTCGATCGGTTCCAATGCTGAATTTTTGGTTGATGAGTATCTTTTTGATCCTGCAAATAAAAATGTTAAATTTAAAAGCAATTTGTTCAAAGGGATTCTGGCGTGCAAAACGGGGCTCATTCCTAAGATCAATCCTGACGCGATGGAGATCAAAGCAAAAACGGCGACCATTGGCATTAGAGGAACCTATTTTGTAGCGGAGGCAAAAGAATGAGACGCTTAGCGCTTTTAGGACTCTGTTTGGGAGCCATTTTATTTTCAGGGTGTGCTTCAAAAGATGTTCAAATAACCCTGCTACCTGAGGAAGAAGGCAAAGTAGGCGTCATCTCTGTTGCGGATCGCAAAGGTGATACTCATACGATAAACAAAGCCTATGAAGCCTTAGATGTTTCTCAAAAAGGTGAAATTACATCCAAGCTTGAAACCGAAGAGAGCGTGAAACTAAAGTATGCGGAAGTACTGGGTGCCTTACCGCAAAAACCTCAAAGTTTCCTCTTCTTTTTTAGTTTTGACAGTGCTGTTTTAGAGACAAAACAGCTTGAAGAGTTGAAGGTGGTGGCTCGATTGATTCGTGAAAATAGCATCGTCGAAATCATCAGCATCGGTCATAGCGATAGCGCAGGCGATAAAGAGTATAACAAAACGCTTTCACTCCAAAGAGCTAAAAATGTCGCCGATAAACTGGTGGTCTATGGAGTTCCTAGGTCACTGCTTCAATTGCAATATTATGGCGATGCCAATCCTTTAGAACCGACCACCAACACTAAACCAAATGCGAAAAACAGAAGAGTGGAGATTATTTTAAAGTAGCGACATCTCCACGTCGTTTAACGCTTTACATGTAAACGTTAAAGTTTAATGGTGGGTAACTCTTCGCGTTCGATGGTGGCGCTTAGTTTTTGATAAACACCTAAAGCGACGATCAAAATGGCAGAAACAAACAGCAAAAATGCAGGATAGATCAAAAGTGTCATGCTCTCGGTTCCTGCTTTAAAGATGTAGACCAATCCTTCGATGCTCACAGCAATGGTAATGATGACGATGATTTTGGTAAGGGTTCGTCTAGCTTCCCTTGGATCGCGGAGTTCTTTGTTCATAAAGACCTCTTCTTCGATCATGTACTGCGCCACATCGATGATCGCCGCAGAAATAACGATGGCACCAACGGATTGAAGCATGCGTGGGATAAATTCACCCTTGAGTGGAATACTCGCGATGACTTCATACACCGCCCAGCCCATAATGAGCAAAGACATAATAATCAGCAGCAAAGCGGCAAAAAGATGGATAGAATTGAGTAAAAAGACAAATAATTTTTGCATGAAAATTCCTTAGATGCGAGGTTTCTAGGTTGTTTTCATTATAGGCTTATGATACTTAAACGAAGCGTTCAGAGGGTTTACATGTAAAGCAGAGGCACGTCAAATGCCTCTGAAATAGTCTCACTTAGCCTTTAGTTTTTTTTTCTTCCAAAAACTGCAATAACGCTTCTAAAACAACCTGTGGTTTCTCTTCTGGTACAAAATGCCCGCATTCTTTTACCCCAAAACCTTGTACATCAGAGGCGTATTTTTGCCAGCCTTCCAGCACATTCCAGATGTTTCCCACAACACCATTGGCTCCCCAAAGAACGAGGAGGGGCGTTTGGATGGTGAACGGTCGGTCGCGTGTGTCATGTTCCAAGTCAATGCTTGCGGATGCTCTGTAATCTTCGCTGATCCCATGCACGGTTGCAGGATCGGAGTAGTGGCGAATGTACTCCTGCAACACCTCTTCAGGGAAGTTTTTTTGCGCTTCAGGAGTTGCTTTTTTAAGTAAATTGTTGCGGATAAAATACTCAGGATCAGCTCCTAAAAAGCGCTCAGGAAAGTCGTAGGCTTGGATGTAGAAAAACCAGTGCCAGTACTTCGTCGCAAACTCGCAGTTGGTTTGCTCGTACATGTCTAAGGTTGGAAGAATGTCCATCATTGTACAGGTAAGTACTTTTTCAGGATGATCCAGCATCAAACGATGACACACGCGCGCCCCTCGATCATGCCCTACGATGTGGAATTTTGAAAAACCTAGCGTTTGCATCACGCTCACTTGGTCTTGTGCCATTACCCGTTTGGAGTAGTTGGAGTGGTCACTCAAACCTTTGGGTTTGGAGCTATCGCCATATCCTCGAAGATCGGTGGCGATGACGGTGTACTTTTGCGCAAGGGTAGGGGCGATGTCGCGCCAAATGAGGTAACTCTCAGGATGCCCATGAAGCAGTAAAATCGCTTCCTCTCCACTGCCTCCAATGAGGGTGTTGATCTGAATAT
Above is a genomic segment from Sulfurospirillum halorespirans DSM 13726 containing:
- a CDS encoding FecR family protein gives rise to the protein MKKYFALGIWFIVTPLLLLASPSVALVKSVQGDVSVTHADHTTVSLKQGDRIFEKDSIKTASNSTIGLVFEDNTLISIGSNAEFLVDEYLFDPANKNVKFKSNLFKGILACKTGLIPKINPDAMEIKAKTATIGIRGTYFVAEAKE
- a CDS encoding OmpA family protein encodes the protein MRRLALLGLCLGAILFSGCASKDVQITLLPEEEGKVGVISVADRKGDTHTINKAYEALDVSQKGEITSKLETEESVKLKYAEVLGALPQKPQSFLFFFSFDSAVLETKQLEELKVVARLIRENSIVEIISIGHSDSAGDKEYNKTLSLQRAKNVADKLVVYGVPRSLLQLQYYGDANPLEPTTNTKPNAKNRRVEIILK
- a CDS encoding alpha/beta fold hydrolase — its product is MAIADYFQGFERKMIDVGENIQINTLIGGSGEEAILLLHGHPESYLIWRDIAPTLAQKYTVIATDLRGYGDSSKPKGLSDHSNYSKRVMAQDQVSVMQTLGFSKFHIVGHDRGARVCHRLMLDHPEKVLTCTMMDILPTLDMYEQTNCEFATKYWHWFFYIQAYDFPERFLGADPEYFIRNNLLKKATPEAQKNFPEEVLQEYIRHYSDPATVHGISEDYRASASIDLEHDTRDRPFTIQTPLLVLWGANGVVGNIWNVLEGWQKYASDVQGFGVKECGHFVPEEKPQVVLEALLQFLEEKKTKG